The genome window GACCCTGACCCTCCATTCCGGCTATGCCGATCATATCCGCACCGGCAGATACGCCATTGCTCCGGGCGATGGTGCCCTCAAGACATGGCGCCACATGAAGAACGGTTTGCAGGAACCGGTTAGCCTTACCATCCCTTCGGTCCGCACGCTCGACAAACTCTCTGATGAGATTGGCAAGAAGATGATGTTTGGCAGCAACGACCTCTACCATGCCCTGCGCGACGAGAGCGTCTGTCAGAAATATGGTTACAATACTGCCACCATCGCCTGCATGTTCGTACCTAACACCTACGATCTCTATTGGAACATCTCGGTAGATAAATTTCTGGAGCGCATGAAGAAAGAAAGCGACAAGTTCTGGAACTTTGAGCGCACCGAAAAGGCAAAGGCTATGAAACTGACACCGGTGGAGATCATCACCCTTGCCAGCATCGTGGACGAAGAAACAGCCAACAACGGCGAGAAACCGATGATAGCCGGCATGTATTATAACCGTCTGATGCTTCGCAATGCCGAATATCCAGAGGGAATGCCATTGCAGGCCGATCCTACCATTAAATATGCCTGGCAGCGATTCGACCTCAAGCGCATCTACAACAACCTCCTGTCTATCAAGAGCCCGTATAATACCTATAAGAACCCAGGTTTGCCACCGGGGCCTATCCGTATTCCGAGCGTAGCAGGTATCGATGCCGTCCTCAACCATGTGCATCACGATTACCTCTACATGTGTGCCAAGGAGGATTTCAGCGGCACTCATAATTTTGCCCGCACTTACGATGAGCACCTGCAGAATGCAGCCAAATATTCTAAGGCACTCAACGAAAGAGGTATCAAGTAAGATAAGGAAACAAGAAAGGTAAAAATGAGTCAGAAAACTTGCAAAGCGTTAGTGATTTTACAAGTTTTCTGACTTTTTATTTGGTAGTCTAACAAAATAGTTGTAAATTTGCAGCCGAAAACTTACCAATTTAAAATAAGGAATAAATACATGAACAGAACGATTATTACAGTAGTGGGCAAGGATACCGTTGGTATCATCGCTAAGGTATGTACCTATTTGGCAGAGAACAGTATCAACATCTTGGATATCTCTCAGACCATCGTACAGGAGTATTTCAACATGATGATGATCGTAGACATGGGCAAGATGCAGAAAACTTTCGAGGAAGTAGCCGATGAACTCACCAATGTTGGTAAGGCTATGGGCGTGCAGATCAAATGCCAGCGCGAGGAAATTTTCAATATGATGCACAGAATTTAAAAAGCAAACAATATGATCAATATATCTGAGGTTATCGAAACCAATAAGATGATAGAGCAGGAGAATTTCGATGTGCGTACCATCACCATGGGTATCAACCTTTTGGATTGCGCATCTACCGATCTCGATGAGCTCTGTCAGAACATTCATAATAAGATTACACGTCTGGCAAAGAACCTGGTGAAGACCGGCGAAGAAATCTCCAAGGAGTTTGGTGTGCCTATCGTCAACAAGCGTATCTCCATCACTCCTATCTCGCTGGTAGGCGGTTCTGCCTGCAAGACTACCGACGATTACGTGAAGATTGCCAAGACCCTCGACCAGTGTGCCAAGGAGCTCGGTGTCAACTTCCTGGGCGGCTATTCTGCCATCGTAAGCAAGGGTATGAGCAAGAGCGATGAGCTCCTTATCCGTTCTATCCCTCAGGCGATGGCACAGACCGATTTCGTCTGCAGCTCAGTCAATGTGGGTTCTACCAAGACCGGTATCAACATGGACGCCGTCCGACTGATGGGCGAAATCGTAAAGGATACAGCCGAGGCAACCAAGGACAGAGGTTCTCTGGGTTGCGCCAAACTCGTTGTTCTCTGCAATGCGCCAGACG of Segatella copri contains these proteins:
- a CDS encoding ACT domain-containing protein, which codes for MNRTIITVVGKDTVGIIAKVCTYLAENSINILDISQTIVQEYFNMMMIVDMGKMQKTFEEVADELTNVGKAMGVQIKCQREEIFNMMHRI
- the mltG gene encoding endolytic transglycosylase MltG, translating into MKKKKSFSKLYLYGAIGCIAVIAIVGYIYCFSSFSKSSNTEYVYIDSDDNIDSVYNKLRPFAKSIPFQAFKTLTLHSGYADHIRTGRYAIAPGDGALKTWRHMKNGLQEPVSLTIPSVRTLDKLSDEIGKKMMFGSNDLYHALRDESVCQKYGYNTATIACMFVPNTYDLYWNISVDKFLERMKKESDKFWNFERTEKAKAMKLTPVEIITLASIVDEETANNGEKPMIAGMYYNRLMLRNAEYPEGMPLQADPTIKYAWQRFDLKRIYNNLLSIKSPYNTYKNPGLPPGPIRIPSVAGIDAVLNHVHHDYLYMCAKEDFSGTHNFARTYDEHLQNAAKYSKALNERGIK